Proteins from one Rhizobium bangladeshense genomic window:
- a CDS encoding TadE/TadG family type IV pilus assembly protein, whose translation MPGLLSTRTEQAGAAPAGGLLMRLHRDRRGLASIEFVLAAPVILLIVIFVIHANKISTKKVATMLAMRNAAFAEATGLNCTTDFSNSFPIPPLPALPGRDAMNCSRTPSHEGGGDPQRTFVWDDVQNTLKSDGRDFGDIVGDLANEKPQLVTATADRVYKFRDSDDLDTIRSIRWKDAFTVDDSTLFASHNNDTTSRGYDPTLRREIRDVASDSGDLFDGVFPGAK comes from the coding sequence ATGCCTGGGCTTCTGTCAACACGCACTGAGCAAGCCGGTGCGGCCCCGGCCGGCGGGCTGCTGATGCGCCTGCATCGTGATCGGCGCGGTCTGGCTTCGATTGAATTCGTACTCGCGGCACCGGTCATCCTGCTGATCGTGATCTTCGTCATACACGCCAACAAGATTTCCACCAAGAAGGTCGCAACCATGCTGGCCATGCGCAATGCCGCCTTCGCCGAGGCGACCGGCCTCAACTGCACTACGGATTTCTCGAATTCCTTTCCGATCCCGCCCTTGCCGGCGCTGCCCGGACGGGATGCCATGAACTGCTCGCGCACACCTTCGCATGAAGGCGGCGGCGACCCGCAACGCACCTTCGTCTGGGACGATGTGCAGAATACACTCAAGAGCGATGGTCGCGACTTCGGCGATATTGTTGGCGACCTCGCCAACGAGAAGCCGCAGCTCGTGACCGCGACGGCCGACCGCGTCTACAAGTTCAGGGATTCCGACGATCTTGATACGATCCGCAGCATCCGCTGGAAGGATGCATTCACGGTGGACGACTCGACGCTCTTTGCTTCCCACAACAACGATACCACGAGTCGCGGCTACGATCCGACACTGCGCCGGGAAATTCGAGATGTTGCCAGCGATTCCGGCGACCTGTTCGACGGCGTATTTCCGGGGGCAAAGTGA
- a CDS encoding prepilin peptidase, translating into MDMTYDLTQMPAAAALAVACATTAAVFDHRHGQIPNAVTYPCLLGGFMLAAVGGGLAGIGLAFAGLLASGLIFIVAFAAGGCGGGDVKLMAALGAVLGFWPAIDVTLASLMIGGAIAVFSMARRVQWDVLARTVGLFALLLPAGFRDAASVLKPRETHHTVRFGVAAASGLLWCLFMPDFTPLSLVR; encoded by the coding sequence ATGGATATGACCTACGATCTCACTCAAATGCCAGCGGCGGCGGCTCTTGCCGTCGCCTGTGCCACGACCGCGGCGGTGTTCGATCACCGCCACGGTCAGATCCCGAACGCAGTCACCTACCCCTGCCTCCTCGGCGGGTTCATGCTGGCAGCGGTCGGCGGCGGCCTCGCTGGCATAGGCCTTGCTTTTGCCGGGCTCCTTGCCTCGGGCCTGATCTTCATCGTCGCCTTCGCAGCCGGAGGCTGCGGCGGCGGTGATGTCAAGCTGATGGCAGCGCTCGGCGCTGTTCTCGGCTTCTGGCCCGCCATCGACGTGACGCTCGCATCGCTGATGATTGGCGGCGCGATTGCCGTTTTTTCGATGGCGCGACGGGTTCAATGGGACGTGCTGGCGCGAACCGTCGGACTGTTCGCCCTGCTTCTGCCCGCCGGTTTCCGCGACGCCGCCTCCGTGCTGAAGCCGCGCGAAACACATCATACCGTCCGCTTCGGCGTCGCCGCCGCTTCCGGACTTCTCTGGTGCCTGTTCATGCCTGATTTCACCCCTCTTTCACTCGTGAGGTAA
- a CDS encoding ATPase, T2SS/T4P/T4SS family yields the protein MLLKISYEDGSGREVIPLSANETYFVGESSTLSLPAGVGIVRLRGSHVSSPQFVLRKSGQGWSVQHHGRNPTRVDDQPLRAGTPVAVSAGMSIWVPNVTIELVEPAAAPEAVTQFPDQERVLALQMEIHERLLKDTQYDRLVKSSDFGREETRSRIRERLDLFIKEALDSAPQDLVILVIKNAVYRWLAKRIARTGRRDGASHAAILAREEQDNRRLFDVGKALISALQLKLNFESTRADFAQLDTRFSAAFQARQALFNAGDRYEIAHMHLRSNIEELMYRWGTISELMDLDVISEIMVTRYDEIYVEKFGLLERYPFAFANERQLMKVIERIAVDSNRSINESEAMADFRMPDGSRVNAVIPPLAVKGACLTIRKFGGKSRLDISKLVAAGALSEPMRAFLEAAVRARKNIVVSGGTGSGKTTLLNSLSQFIPVGERVVAVEDTSELQLDGIHVVYLQSRPKTAESETSVTIRDLVRNALRMRPDRIIVGECRGAEAIDMLQAMNTGHAGSMTTAHANTPQDMMTRLEVMVLQGQSSLPVMAIRQQIVAAVELVVQLNRLESGRRAVTEISEVIGIDPDTGLVIVEPIFNLVGRAGGQAVHAFTGYLPSFVAELVEFGEDGEIKNLDMFV from the coding sequence ATGCTGTTGAAGATTTCCTATGAGGACGGCAGCGGACGGGAGGTAATCCCGCTCTCGGCGAACGAGACCTATTTCGTCGGCGAAAGCAGCACGCTTTCGCTTCCCGCCGGCGTCGGCATCGTGCGCCTGCGCGGCAGCCACGTGTCCTCGCCGCAATTCGTGCTGCGCAAGTCCGGCCAGGGGTGGTCGGTCCAGCATCATGGGCGCAACCCGACACGGGTCGATGACCAGCCGCTCCGGGCCGGCACGCCGGTTGCGGTCTCGGCCGGCATGTCGATCTGGGTGCCGAATGTCACCATCGAACTTGTCGAGCCGGCAGCGGCGCCCGAGGCGGTCACGCAGTTTCCGGACCAGGAGCGGGTGCTGGCGCTGCAGATGGAAATACATGAGCGATTGCTAAAGGACACGCAATATGACCGGCTGGTCAAATCCTCCGATTTCGGCCGCGAGGAGACGCGCAGCCGCATCCGCGAGCGGCTCGACCTGTTCATCAAAGAGGCGCTCGACAGCGCGCCGCAGGATCTCGTCATCCTCGTCATCAAGAACGCCGTCTATCGCTGGCTGGCAAAACGCATCGCCCGCACCGGACGGCGCGACGGTGCCTCGCATGCGGCAATCCTCGCGCGCGAAGAGCAGGACAACCGCCGGCTCTTCGATGTCGGCAAGGCGCTGATCTCGGCGCTGCAATTGAAGCTGAACTTCGAATCCACCCGCGCCGATTTCGCCCAGCTCGACACGCGCTTCAGCGCCGCCTTCCAGGCCCGGCAAGCCCTCTTCAACGCCGGCGACCGCTACGAGATCGCCCATATGCACCTGCGCTCCAACATCGAGGAGCTGATGTATCGCTGGGGCACGATCTCGGAACTGATGGATCTCGACGTCATCTCCGAAATCATGGTGACGCGTTACGACGAGATCTATGTCGAAAAATTCGGCCTGCTTGAACGCTACCCCTTCGCCTTCGCCAACGAGCGGCAGCTGATGAAGGTGATCGAGCGCATTGCCGTCGATTCCAATCGCTCGATCAACGAGAGCGAGGCGATGGCGGACTTCCGCATGCCCGACGGCTCGCGCGTCAATGCCGTCATCCCGCCGCTCGCGGTCAAGGGCGCCTGCCTCACCATCCGCAAGTTCGGCGGCAAGTCGCGGCTCGACATCAGCAAGCTGGTCGCCGCAGGCGCGCTTAGCGAGCCGATGCGTGCCTTCCTCGAGGCGGCCGTGCGCGCCCGCAAGAACATCGTCGTCTCAGGCGGCACTGGCTCCGGCAAGACGACGCTCCTGAACAGCCTTTCGCAATTCATCCCGGTCGGCGAGCGCGTCGTCGCCGTCGAGGACACGTCCGAACTGCAGCTCGACGGCATTCATGTCGTCTACCTGCAATCGCGGCCGAAGACGGCGGAGAGCGAGACCAGCGTCACCATTCGCGATCTCGTGCGCAATGCGCTGCGCATGCGCCCCGACCGCATCATCGTCGGCGAGTGCCGTGGCGCCGAGGCAATCGACATGCTGCAGGCGATGAACACCGGCCATGCCGGCTCGATGACGACCGCGCATGCCAACACGCCGCAGGACATGATGACCCGCCTCGAGGTGATGGTGCTGCAGGGCCAGAGCTCGCTGCCCGTCATGGCGATCCGCCAGCAGATCGTCGCCGCCGTCGAGCTCGTCGTGCAGCTCAACCGCCTGGAAAGCGGCCGGCGCGCCGTCACCGAAATATCGGAGGTGATCGGCATCGATCCGGATACCGGCCTCGTCATCGTCGAGCCGATCTTCAATCTCGTCGGCCGCGCCGGCGGCCAGGCGGTGCATGCCTTCACCGGCTACCTGCCGAGCTTCGTAGCCGAGCTCGTCGAGTTCGGAGAAGACGGCGAGATCAAGAACCTCGATATGTTCGTTTGA
- a CDS encoding type II secretion system F family protein, with amino-acid sequence MDISILQILTIALGAVTAGLLVWGAPVQWPAPLLRATERDIALASEAAQVFGRDAVPPYTMILAYAITAVVIFAVISLIFGPIVGIVVAIPVAFFLPKATIRYFLQRRWLQIESQLPYAVDQIVSAVRTGKPLAVAVNAVADTGQMPASREFERIAREQKLGIGLVEALDRHGRNVPSLHFKMVDAALGLFARQGGDISEPLTEMSKSFKEIWKLDQKITTSSSQARMNFRVVNGGALFMILMIFFGQPELIDKVFGNVVGIVIAIVGAILYATGFFWMRSMMKVSV; translated from the coding sequence ATGGACATCAGCATTCTGCAGATCCTGACGATCGCCCTCGGCGCGGTGACGGCGGGGCTTCTCGTCTGGGGAGCGCCGGTGCAATGGCCGGCACCGCTCCTGCGCGCCACCGAACGTGATATTGCGCTTGCCAGCGAAGCAGCCCAGGTGTTCGGGCGCGATGCCGTGCCGCCCTATACGATGATCCTTGCCTATGCGATCACCGCGGTCGTCATCTTCGCCGTGATCTCGCTGATTTTCGGACCGATTGTCGGCATCGTCGTTGCCATTCCCGTCGCCTTCTTCCTGCCCAAGGCGACGATCCGCTATTTCCTGCAGCGCCGCTGGCTACAGATCGAATCGCAGCTTCCCTATGCCGTCGACCAGATCGTCTCGGCGGTGCGCACCGGCAAGCCGCTCGCCGTCGCCGTCAATGCGGTCGCCGACACCGGTCAGATGCCGGCCTCGCGCGAATTCGAGCGCATCGCTCGTGAACAGAAGCTCGGCATCGGCCTGGTCGAGGCGCTTGACCGCCACGGCCGCAACGTGCCGAGCCTGCATTTCAAGATGGTCGATGCCGCGCTTGGCCTGTTTGCCCGCCAGGGCGGCGACATTTCCGAGCCGCTGACGGAAATGTCGAAATCCTTCAAGGAAATCTGGAAGCTCGACCAGAAGATCACGACCTCGTCGTCGCAGGCGCGGATGAACTTCCGCGTCGTCAATGGCGGCGCGCTGTTCATGATCCTGATGATCTTTTTCGGCCAGCCGGAGCTGATCGACAAGGTGTTCGGCAACGTCGTCGGCATCGTCATCGCGATCGTCGGCGCCATTCTCTATGCCACCGGCTTCTTCTGGATGCGCTCGATGATGAAGGTGTCGGTATGA
- a CDS encoding TadE/TadG family type IV pilus assembly protein, with amino-acid sequence MRAELERPFFDGAFWSSILHSRTFWIPEDHGALLGTFAIAMLLLASMLLLPRLSARRRRISELHGDTSGSTTMMDFVLVTPIFVFFMFVVFQFTILAKNHLFTHYAAYAAARSARVYFCPALPITIRSIIDPRTCDDDAAPGKADLAARLALIPAAPYDQLKCVGACQPPEEALKALADASGLSKNWRAMRNQARYMFDPQNVTVTVDRAPMALYAAISRSPHVPVTAKVEARFLLLEYAGWVFARGQRKDGRYYTISTAEVNLL; translated from the coding sequence ATGCGCGCGGAACTCGAACGCCCCTTCTTCGACGGTGCTTTCTGGAGTTCGATCCTGCACTCGCGGACCTTCTGGATCCCCGAGGATCACGGCGCGCTTCTCGGCACCTTTGCGATCGCCATGCTGTTGCTAGCCTCGATGCTGCTGCTGCCGCGGCTTTCCGCCCGCCGTCGCCGGATATCCGAGCTTCACGGCGATACCTCCGGCAGCACGACGATGATGGATTTCGTCCTGGTCACGCCGATTTTCGTTTTCTTCATGTTCGTGGTGTTCCAATTTACGATTCTTGCGAAGAACCACCTCTTCACCCATTATGCCGCCTATGCGGCGGCGCGCAGCGCCCGCGTCTATTTCTGCCCGGCACTGCCGATCACCATCCGAAGCATAATCGACCCCAGGACATGCGATGACGACGCTGCCCCGGGCAAGGCCGACCTTGCCGCTCGCCTGGCGCTGATCCCGGCCGCACCCTACGACCAGCTGAAATGTGTCGGCGCCTGCCAGCCGCCGGAAGAGGCGCTGAAGGCCCTTGCCGATGCTTCCGGCCTTTCGAAGAACTGGCGCGCGATGCGCAATCAGGCCCGTTACATGTTCGATCCGCAGAACGTCACTGTCACCGTCGATCGCGCGCCGATGGCGCTCTATGCCGCCATCAGCCGCTCTCCGCACGTGCCGGTTACCGCCAAGGTGGAAGCACGCTTCCTGCTGCTCGAATATGCCGGCTGGGTCTTTGCCCGCGGCCAGCGGAAGGACGGCCGCTACTACACGATCTCGACGGCGGAGGTGAACCTGCTATGA
- a CDS encoding SDR family NAD(P)-dependent oxidoreductase → MQRNAPDFSLEGKVTLVTGASRGIGRACALACAAAGSDIVLGVRNVEASADLVAELEGAGRKVLAVELDIPNKAHIARAVDAALTTFGRIDVLVNNVGVAPGNLAELVEEEDLDEILDVNIKGTFLMTQAVGRHMIKRNEGRIISISSQAGTVALRGEAIYCMSKAAINHLTRCLAAEWARYNVTVNTVSPTFIHTDGTAPFLSDPANRQATLDHIPLGRIGETDDVVGAVVFLASPAASLITGANLLVDGGWSVA, encoded by the coding sequence ATGCAGAGGAACGCGCCGGACTTCAGCCTTGAGGGCAAGGTGACTTTGGTAACAGGTGCGAGCCGTGGGATCGGGCGGGCTTGCGCGCTTGCCTGTGCCGCCGCAGGCTCCGATATCGTCTTGGGGGTCCGCAATGTCGAAGCGTCGGCGGATCTGGTCGCCGAACTGGAGGGCGCCGGACGAAAAGTCCTCGCTGTTGAACTGGACATTCCTAACAAAGCTCATATCGCACGGGCTGTCGACGCAGCACTGACGACGTTTGGTCGGATTGACGTTCTCGTCAACAATGTCGGCGTGGCTCCAGGCAACCTTGCTGAACTTGTCGAGGAGGAGGACCTTGACGAGATCCTTGATGTCAACATCAAGGGCACCTTCCTGATGACGCAGGCGGTGGGGCGTCATATGATCAAGCGCAACGAGGGCCGGATCATCAGCATCAGCTCACAGGCCGGTACCGTGGCGCTGCGCGGCGAGGCAATCTATTGCATGAGCAAGGCGGCGATCAATCACCTCACCCGCTGCCTTGCAGCCGAATGGGCGCGCTATAATGTCACCGTCAACACCGTATCGCCGACCTTCATCCACACGGATGGCACGGCACCCTTTCTCTCCGATCCCGCCAATCGCCAGGCGACGCTCGATCACATTCCGCTTGGCCGGATCGGTGAAACCGATGATGTCGTGGGTGCCGTCGTCTTCCTGGCATCGCCGGCCGCCAGCCTGATCACCGGCGCCAACCTGCTGGTGGACGGTGGATGGTCCGTCGCCTGA
- a CDS encoding type II secretion system F family protein — protein sequence MMSEIPLAPVAIVLAGITAALIVWWIGDLLGSIQVVRRTAGGEGPPPNIVDSIGMRTPVEFVLRHFDPLLADYGAQLERKLIYGGRPFGGVTGREYIALLVVLSLFGFIVLGLLFGIASGSVIGGVVAGLILGFIPAIYFWVVADDKMQDRKERISREFPYFLDLVVMTQQAQATLPESLRLYAEAAPGTVMSEEIEQTLKDVALGTGMIEALQRLEARMTAEEVVRVIRAVIQGEVEGSNRVELLREHARDLRFRRWEKADRASEKLKAKIVMPAMMIVVSILLLVLAPAIVEMMSSGMF from the coding sequence ATGATGTCGGAAATCCCCCTCGCCCCGGTCGCCATCGTCCTTGCCGGCATAACGGCGGCGCTCATCGTCTGGTGGATCGGCGATCTGCTCGGCAGCATCCAGGTCGTGCGCCGCACGGCAGGCGGCGAAGGGCCGCCGCCGAATATCGTCGACAGCATCGGCATGCGCACGCCGGTCGAATTCGTGCTGAGGCATTTCGACCCGCTTCTTGCCGATTATGGCGCGCAGCTCGAACGCAAGCTGATCTATGGCGGCCGGCCCTTCGGGGGTGTGACGGGCCGCGAATATATCGCCCTTCTCGTCGTCCTGAGCCTTTTCGGCTTCATCGTGCTCGGCCTGCTGTTCGGCATTGCGAGCGGCAGCGTGATCGGCGGTGTGGTCGCCGGCCTGATCCTCGGCTTCATCCCCGCCATCTATTTCTGGGTCGTCGCCGACGACAAGATGCAGGACCGCAAGGAACGCATCTCGCGCGAATTTCCCTATTTTCTCGATCTCGTCGTCATGACGCAACAGGCACAGGCGACCCTGCCGGAAAGCCTGAGGCTTTATGCCGAGGCCGCGCCCGGCACTGTCATGAGCGAGGAGATCGAGCAGACGCTGAAGGACGTGGCGCTCGGCACCGGCATGATCGAGGCGCTGCAGCGCCTGGAGGCGCGGATGACCGCCGAGGAGGTGGTGCGCGTCATCCGCGCCGTCATTCAGGGCGAGGTCGAGGGCAGCAACCGCGTCGAGCTCTTGCGCGAACATGCGCGCGACCTGCGCTTCCGACGCTGGGAAAAGGCCGATAGGGCCAGCGAAAAGCTGAAAGCCAAGATCGTGATGCCGGCGATGATGATCGTCGTGTCGATCCTTCTTCTGGTGCTGGCGCCGGCAATCGTCGAGATGATGTCGAGTGGGATGTTCTGA
- a CDS encoding nucleoside kinase produces MGIRNYLIEGGSGTGKTSVATELERRGYHVIHGDRVLAYVGDPETGQALTGPPEGADRVVWGYAHWIWPVDKVRSIAADTTHLATFFCGGSRNFHKFVDLFDKVFVLDIDVATLNRRLDGRPNEPGFEPAERALVLRYHRTREYLPTGITIDTANTVAGVVDDILAKLT; encoded by the coding sequence ATGGGCATCAGGAACTATCTGATCGAAGGCGGCTCCGGCACTGGAAAGACGTCTGTTGCTACCGAACTGGAGCGGCGGGGCTACCACGTCATCCATGGTGATCGGGTCCTGGCTTATGTCGGCGACCCCGAGACAGGCCAGGCACTCACAGGACCACCCGAAGGCGCAGACCGCGTCGTTTGGGGATATGCGCACTGGATCTGGCCCGTTGACAAGGTCCGGTCCATTGCTGCCGACACCACCCATCTTGCCACCTTCTTCTGTGGCGGCTCGCGAAATTTCCACAAATTCGTGGACCTGTTTGACAAGGTATTCGTGCTCGACATCGACGTTGCGACGTTGAACCGAAGACTAGATGGAAGGCCGAATGAGCCTGGTTTCGAACCCGCCGAGCGAGCACTGGTGCTCCGCTACCATCGTACCCGGGAGTATCTCCCTACCGGAATCACGATCGACACGGCAAATACTGTCGCAGGTGTCGTCGACGATATCCTCGCTAAACTCACCTGA
- a CDS encoding Tad domain-containing protein yields MTPSFINRLHSDQRGFLSPIILYMTIALALMIVWILNTGQMIYDKQRTQDTADAAALVHADWEARYLNIMAMNNVASSQATVVMATSVAYQLTTAELALRSAAILAKLAEYSFTEGFGPASLLPPLPPMPHCPGWQKVPIVGGIIYGACLAFQGFRATEATKAIAYTVAAQVKYDPLGLINKSSDIIDAMNDLNDYLVESFPERVGNEALHLVRLNKADHVVFHPPCESCGQAGEGAGGNLPVDRDGISPVTAYTEMCLAMSYGTQGQDPFLMRGEFANRGFPNGKGPLTAGGVDGSHIRDWVNHESGIDDQLVEFYIFYEAFGPAYLSKVPFKAIVEQYAGDLGFWEELALDVSFWLADKVFGVGFGITNPFQLPIDVPPRYSDAQTKDENDFTRKFDMIWNQVCGPAGGAISVTGANLPLVSFPKPYWLKGRTPFNFTPFIPGDQLTEYQTLAIVSRAPRARLQIRLFKDKTPSAYAFAQSWVHNYTAFDLYTQDWLTSLAPTTLADDAGAVSNTIKQSPAAESFTGLTRVFDQGGANAWASVNTH; encoded by the coding sequence ATGACACCGTCCTTCATCAATCGCCTGCACAGCGATCAGCGCGGTTTCCTGTCGCCGATCATCCTCTACATGACGATCGCACTGGCGCTGATGATCGTCTGGATCCTGAACACCGGGCAGATGATCTACGACAAGCAGCGCACGCAGGATACCGCCGATGCCGCCGCACTCGTCCATGCCGACTGGGAGGCGCGCTATCTCAACATCATGGCGATGAACAACGTCGCCTCCTCGCAGGCAACCGTGGTCATGGCGACGTCGGTCGCCTACCAGCTGACGACCGCGGAACTGGCGCTGCGTTCGGCCGCCATTCTCGCAAAACTTGCCGAGTATTCCTTCACCGAAGGCTTCGGACCGGCTTCGCTTTTGCCGCCGCTTCCGCCGATGCCTCATTGCCCCGGCTGGCAAAAGGTTCCGATCGTCGGCGGCATCATTTACGGGGCTTGCCTCGCGTTCCAGGGATTCCGGGCGACCGAAGCCACCAAGGCGATTGCCTATACGGTGGCAGCGCAGGTCAAATATGATCCCTTGGGCCTGATCAACAAGTCGAGCGACATCATCGACGCGATGAACGATCTTAACGACTATCTGGTCGAGAGCTTTCCCGAGCGGGTCGGCAACGAGGCCCTGCATCTGGTGCGATTGAACAAGGCGGATCACGTCGTCTTCCATCCGCCGTGCGAGTCCTGCGGTCAGGCCGGGGAAGGTGCCGGCGGCAACCTGCCGGTCGACCGGGATGGTATCAGTCCCGTCACGGCCTATACCGAAATGTGCCTTGCCATGTCCTATGGCACCCAGGGACAGGATCCGTTCCTGATGCGCGGCGAGTTTGCCAATCGGGGTTTCCCGAACGGAAAAGGCCCGTTGACCGCAGGCGGTGTCGACGGCAGCCACATCCGTGACTGGGTCAACCACGAGAGCGGCATCGACGATCAGCTGGTGGAGTTCTACATCTTCTATGAAGCCTTCGGGCCGGCCTATCTGAGCAAGGTCCCGTTCAAGGCAATTGTCGAACAATATGCCGGCGATCTCGGCTTCTGGGAAGAACTGGCGCTCGATGTCAGCTTCTGGCTGGCGGACAAGGTCTTCGGCGTCGGCTTCGGCATCACCAACCCCTTCCAGCTGCCGATCGACGTGCCGCCGCGTTATTCCGACGCGCAGACGAAGGACGAGAACGATTTCACCCGCAAGTTCGACATGATCTGGAACCAGGTCTGTGGCCCGGCTGGCGGGGCGATTTCGGTGACGGGTGCCAATCTGCCTCTCGTCTCCTTTCCGAAGCCCTACTGGCTGAAGGGGCGCACGCCCTTCAACTTCACGCCTTTCATTCCAGGCGATCAGCTCACCGAATACCAGACACTGGCGATTGTCTCGCGCGCGCCGCGCGCCCGGCTCCAGATCCGCCTGTTCAAGGACAAGACACCGTCCGCCTATGCCTTTGCGCAGAGTTGGGTCCACAACTATACGGCTTTCGACCTCTACACGCAGGATTGGCTGACATCGCTCGCGCCCACCACGCTGGCCGATGATGCCGGCGCCGTTTCCAACACGATCAAGCAGAGTCCTGCCGCCGAGAGTTTCACGGGTCTGACGCGGGTCTTCGACCAGGGAGGGGCCAATGCCTGGGCTTCTGTCAACACGCACTGA
- the cpaB gene encoding Flp pilus assembly protein CpaB, protein MNWKLIAAVIVGLITGVLLYFWTESVKNEQTAYAFLRLQPDKKVTRGQAITPDMLAEPVMLPESFGPLAKLAVPAASAYQEWLKDRTAAADIPAGSVLLFQYFDDTDGGRLTTMIAPGKRALTLPVNAAEAVGHFVEPGSYVDILGTVDEPVEPVAPPAATQPGSPGQPPAAPGQAPAATAQPAGPAQPPSPIEQMLKNYLTQYPGADENDINAYRKQAQDYKLGISSRTRVVTRTFLQNVKVLAVGAATTPQGAVTKANSSYNHVTVEVTPSEAEMLIFAMGQANGRLNLVLRNPADNSVEDLPSINWTRM, encoded by the coding sequence ATGAACTGGAAGCTCATTGCCGCTGTCATCGTCGGGCTTATTACCGGCGTTCTCCTCTACTTCTGGACCGAGAGCGTCAAGAACGAGCAGACGGCCTATGCCTTCCTGCGCCTCCAGCCCGACAAGAAGGTCACGAGAGGACAGGCGATCACGCCGGACATGCTCGCAGAACCGGTGATGCTACCGGAAAGCTTCGGGCCGCTTGCCAAGCTCGCCGTTCCTGCCGCCAGCGCCTATCAGGAATGGCTGAAGGACAGGACCGCCGCGGCTGATATTCCCGCCGGCTCTGTGCTGCTTTTCCAGTATTTCGACGATACCGACGGGGGGCGCCTGACGACGATGATCGCGCCTGGCAAACGGGCGCTCACCCTGCCCGTCAACGCCGCCGAGGCGGTCGGCCATTTTGTCGAGCCGGGCAGCTACGTCGATATTCTCGGGACGGTCGATGAACCGGTCGAGCCGGTGGCGCCGCCTGCCGCGACCCAGCCGGGAAGCCCCGGGCAACCACCGGCCGCACCCGGCCAGGCGCCCGCCGCGACGGCGCAGCCGGCGGGTCCGGCCCAACCGCCTTCGCCGATCGAACAGATGCTCAAGAACTATCTCACCCAATATCCGGGCGCCGACGAGAACGACATCAACGCCTATCGGAAGCAGGCGCAGGATTACAAGCTCGGCATCAGTTCGCGCACCCGCGTCGTCACCCGGACCTTCCTGCAGAACGTCAAGGTGCTCGCCGTCGGTGCGGCGACCACGCCGCAAGGCGCGGTCACCAAAGCCAATAGCAGCTATAATCACGTAACAGTCGAAGTGACGCCGTCGGAAGCCGAGATGCTGATCTTCGCGATGGGCCAGGCGAATGGTCGCCTCAACCTCGTGCTGCGCAATCCTGCGGACAACAGCGTCGAAGACCTGCCGAGCATCAACTGGACGCGCATGTGA
- a CDS encoding FHA domain-containing protein, translating into MVFSFFRGNKPSLLQTGPGGQSRSHVLDRAEMSIGRAANADIVVDDPFLAPIHARIEKQSDGGFIIRRMGLNPIMLRGEALLQTASLKAGDSFRLGKDVEFQFVEKAPAKEAPKKETAKAGDGRPKKPLFKQPAFLAGIGLVYLAVVGIVAYVILSGGGSTESGPTAERINAEAARIPTCIKNARRMRQVSEPSFNGAVGGRVGRDGNVTYAALSLATEPSDDAALAKAAEPIVEAYKRTALAALASEDRGNNTLAQSLYQQTYDLVPDVNCSAARFALQRRAATKPPARR; encoded by the coding sequence ATGGTCTTTTCCTTCTTTCGCGGCAACAAGCCCAGCCTTTTGCAGACCGGCCCCGGCGGCCAGAGCCGCAGCCATGTGCTCGATCGGGCCGAAATGTCGATCGGCCGGGCAGCCAATGCCGATATCGTCGTCGACGATCCGTTCCTGGCGCCCATCCATGCGCGCATCGAAAAGCAGAGCGATGGCGGCTTCATCATCCGCCGCATGGGGCTGAACCCCATCATGCTGCGCGGCGAGGCGCTGCTGCAAACCGCCTCGCTCAAGGCCGGCGACAGCTTCCGCCTCGGCAAGGATGTCGAATTCCAGTTTGTGGAGAAGGCGCCGGCCAAGGAGGCACCGAAGAAGGAGACTGCCAAGGCAGGCGACGGCAGGCCGAAAAAGCCGCTCTTCAAGCAGCCCGCCTTCCTCGCCGGCATAGGTCTCGTCTACCTCGCCGTCGTCGGCATCGTCGCCTATGTGATCCTCTCGGGCGGCGGCAGCACGGAGAGCGGCCCGACGGCGGAGCGCATCAATGCCGAAGCCGCCCGCATCCCGACATGCATCAAGAATGCCAGGCGCATGCGCCAGGTTTCCGAACCGAGTTTCAACGGCGCCGTTGGCGGCCGAGTCGGCCGAGATGGCAATGTAACCTATGCCGCGCTTTCGCTGGCAACCGAACCTTCCGACGACGCGGCGCTGGCAAAGGCGGCCGAACCGATCGTCGAGGCCTACAAGCGCACGGCGCTCGCCGCTCTTGCCTCGGAGGATCGCGGCAACAACACGCTGGCACAGAGCCTCTATCAGCAGACCTACGATCTCGTTCCCGACGTCAACTGTTCGGCCGCGCGTTTTGCGCTGCAGCGGCGCGCCGCAACCAAGCCGCCGGCGCGGCGTTGA